In Humulus lupulus chromosome 6, drHumLupu1.1, whole genome shotgun sequence, a single genomic region encodes these proteins:
- the LOC133785262 gene encoding uncharacterized protein LOC133785262 translates to MPTWKMYVGKEDPVSCMNNFEVQTCLQGIRYDVQCRIFPTTLVDAAQQWFFKLEHATINSWDPFVRFFYSQFFVARTFPAELNVLVDIKQRPNEPLKDYVQQFMQEAAHSKIVSDDDEFIKLEEAIRKANRANQARTSTAPVKNTVRSETKIPKVAINQNSGKQNKNSNSGNNNDNKQEKANDKPREYVPRFTTYSTLLESQAYIFQAMQAEVPYRKPTPIKKDISKRDTNKLCKFHNNYRHDTNECNQLKDEIEFLIHSNHQAMRRYVRQSLDQQPATAVSNDALTQQLLHALVAG, encoded by the exons atgccgacttGGAAGATGTATGTAGGAAAAGAAGATCCAGTATCTTGTATGAACAACTTTGAGGTACAAACATGTCTACAAGGAATTCGTTATGATGTCCAATGCAGGATTTTTCCTACTACCTTAGTTGATGCTGCTCAGCAATGGTTCTTTAAGCTAGAGCATGCAACCATTAATTCTTGGGATCCATTTGTGAGATTTTTCTACTCACAATTCTTTGTTGCTAGGACTTTTCCTGCTGAGCTTAATGTCCTTGTTGATATCAAACAAAGACCCAATGAGCCACTCAAAGATTACGTGCAACAGTTCATGCAAGAGGCTGCTCATTCCAAAATAGTTAGTGATGATG ACGAGTTTATTAAATTAGAAGAAGCTATTCGGAAAGCCAACCGGGCTAACCAAGCAAGAACTAGTACTGCACCAGTTAAAAACACAG TAAGAAGCGaaacaaaaattccaaaagtGGCAATTAACCAGAATAGTGGGAAGCAGAACAAAAATTCCAATAGTGGCAACAATAATGACAACAAACAAGAAAAAGCTAACGATAAGCCTCGAGAATACGTGCCCCGTTTCACCACCTACTCTACATTATTAGAGTCACAAGCATATATTTTTCAAGCCATGCAGGCTGAGGTTCCTTATAGGAAACCAACTCCTATTAAAAAAGATATAAGTAAAAGAGACACCAATAAATTATGCAAATTCCATAACAATTAtagacatgacactaatgagtgtaatcaactcaaggacgaaattgagtttcTGATTCATTCAAATCACCAAGCAATGAGAAGATATGTTCGTCAATCACTCGATCAACAGCCAGCTACTGCAGTATCTAATGATGCACTAACCCAACAATTATTACATGCCCTGGTAGCAGGATGA